The following are encoded together in the Labrus mixtus chromosome 2, fLabMix1.1, whole genome shotgun sequence genome:
- the ptcd1 gene encoding pentatricopeptide repeat-containing protein 1, mitochondrial, producing the protein MLTSVSCSCVRNGRKVSVPVAKFSLLSMVKNSQGTLNPTGVQDLSRRLSPSVLKSAHLKLPSGLTTRSVFLSAACHGGADSLVDPESDPSDRRGFGSLSADISSRRLFKKSNPEIRDLRQNDGDDEEEEPERPRRRPVAINTPYWYFLKCKKLIKENKLQEALDVFNRDMLQEERLQPEEFNYTVLMGGCGRAGLLKKTFKLYNDMKKRGLEATDAAYTALFNACAESPSKQAGLQQALKLEQELRRKNYPLSTITYHALLKTHAVTNHLQACIHTIKEMLQNGHVVTQETFHYLLMGCLKDKEAGFRLALQVWRQMLRSGIHPDSKNYNLLLRTARDCGIGNQALASRVLLSPDLKYEGEGVSHVKSDSRYKNLIDIEFLERQLFIQPEPLSDALQNSRYSEEPESYRGEGSTQLVPVRQTISLPVDSAADSSSAPNLLDVFEGKRGCVVSLCTVGKVADRLALIGGAEGFLEKMEANRLSPDIRTLTLLADTMEPGFTSLQTLLKVAKQHKVKLDVAFFNSVIRRAARAGDLEGAKDVLSVMRQRHVNVDVQTFGSLALGCEREKDALQLLKTMEEAGLNPNVHVFSALIGIATRKLDYIYLKTILKSMSRMKVWPNEVIIRQLEFASQYPPNYNQYKSRNNYLIQIDGFRGFYQNWLRYMPANSADDEQAELHTEMDAAEGEGKLTESQRKQEKKAAARRFNPRKKDRMSSTAL; encoded by the exons ATGTTGACGTCCGTCTCCTGTTCGTGTGTGCGAAACGGGAGGAAGGTCTCGGTCCCTGTAGCTAAGTTTTCCCTTTTGTCAATGGTTAAAAACTCACAAGGAACACTAAATCCGACCGGGGTGCAGGATCTCTCACGACGTCTGTCACCCAGCGTCCTCAAATCGGCTCACTTAAAGCTGCCAAGCGGACTAACCACCAGATCCGTGTTCCTATCGGCCGCTTGCCACGGGGGTGCTGACTCTCTGGTTGACCCCGAAAGCGACCCATCAGACCGGAGGGGCTTCGGCTCCCTGTCTGCGGACATATCCTCCAGGAGGTTGTTCAAGAAAAGCAACCCAGAAATCAGGGATCTGCGACAAAACGACGGAGAtgacgaggaagaggagccgGAGAGACCTCGCAGGAGGCCCGTGGCGATAAACACACCGTACTGGTACTTTTTAAAGTGCAAGAAGCTGATCAAAGAGAACAAG CTGCAGGAGGCCCTGGATGTGTTCAACAGAGacatgctgcaggaggagaggctgCAGCCTGAGGAGTTTAACTACACGGTCCTCATGGGAGGCTGTGGTCGAGCTGGGCTGCTCAAGAAGACCTTCAAACTTTACAACGAT ATGAAGAAACGAGGTCTTGAAGCGACAGACGCTGCCTACACTGCACTGTTCAATGCCTGTGCTGAGTCGCCATCCAAACAGGCCGGCCTCCAGCAGGCGCTGAAGTTGGAGCAAGAGCTCCGGCGAAAAAACTATCCCCTCAGCACCATAACGTACCATGCCCTCCTCAAGACGCACGCCGTCACCAACCACCTCCAAGCCTGCATTCACACGATCAAG gagaTGCTGCAGAATGGCCACGTGGTGACTCAGGAGACTTTTCACTACCTGCTGATGGGCTGTTTGAAGGACAAAGAGGCAGGATTCAGACTTGCTTTACAG gTTTGGCGGCAGATGCTAAGGTCAGGGATTCATCCAGACTCAAAAAACTATAACCTGCTCTTACGTACTGCAAGGGATTGTGGGATTGGCAATCAGGCCCTGGCCAGTCGTGTGCTGCTGAGTCCTGACCTGAAATATGAGGGGGAAGGTGTGTCACATGTAAAGTCCGATAGTAGATACAAGAATCTGATAGACATTGAATTTCTGGAGAGGCAGTTGTTCATCCAGCCTGAGCCACTCAGTGACGCTCTGCAGAACAGCAGATACAGCGAGGAGCCGGAGTCCTACAGAGGCGAAGGCTCAACCCAGTTGGTACCAGTCAGACAAACTATCTCCCTGCCTGTTGACTCAGCAGCTGATTCTTCTTCAGCCCCAAATCTACTGGATGTTTTTGAGGGTAAAAGGGGCTGCGTGGTTTCCCTCTGCACTGTGGGCAAAGTAGCTGATCGGCTTGCCCTCATCGGAGGAGCTGAAGGTTTCCTGGAGAAGATGGAAGCTAACAGGCTCAGTCCGGACATCAGGACTCTGACCCTGCTGGCCGACACGATGGAGCCGGGCTTCACGTCTCTGCAGACGCTGCTGAAGGTCGCCAAGCAGCACAAAGTGAAGCTTGATGTAGCATTTTTTAACTCTGTGATTCGCAGAGCTGCCAGAGCTGGTGACCTGGAGGGGGCAAAG GATGTGTTGAGTGTGATGCGACAGCGCCATGTAAACGTGGACGTGCAGACATTTGGAAGCCTTGCATTGGGCTGTGAGCGAGAGAAGgatgctctgcagctgctgaaaaCCATGGAG gagGCGGGACTAAATCCAAATGTCCACGTGTTCTCTGCTCTAATTGGCATAGCAACCCGAAAACTGGATTACATCTACCTGAAAACAATCCTCAAAAGTATGAGCAGGATGAAGGTGTGGCCAAACGAGGTCATCATCAGACAGCTGGAGTTTGCCTCACAGTATCCACCCAACTATAACCAG TACAAGTCCAGAAACAACTACCTGATCCAAATCGATGGATTCCGTGGTTTCTACCAGAACTGGCTGAGATACATGCCTGCTAATAGCGCTGATGATGAGCAGGCAGAGCTGCACACGGAGATGGACGCTGCAGAAGGTGAAGGCAAACTGACCGAGagccaaagaaaacaagagaagaaagcAGCAGCGAGGAGATTTAACCCTCGTAAAAAGGACAGGATGAGCAGCACTGCTCTGTAA